The sequence TTTGGGCTCATTACCCTGCGCTTCCTCAACGGTCCCTCTCCTCATACGCATGCGCTGCGCCAGCAAGGCCAGGACCAGGAGCACAGGGATTACCAGTTGCTCCGATGTCATCGGCGATCCTCCTTCTTTGGACCGTCCGGCTGTTCCTCACCCGTCCCCGCGATCGCGTCGCGCATGGAGGTGTCCGCTTGGACGTTCTTCATGCGGTAGTAATCCATGATGCCCAGATTGCCCTGGCGAAATGCCTCGGCCATGGCCTTCGGCACTTCGGATTCAGCTTCGACCACCTTCGCACGCATCTCCTGTTCGAGGGCCACCGCCATGGCGCGCCGTTGTTCGGCTCTGGCCTGCGCGATCTGCTTGTCGGCGTCCGCCTGATCGATCTGCAGTTTGGCGCCAATGTTCTCACCGACGTCGATGTCTGCGATGTCGATCGACAGGATTTCAAAGGCCGTTCCCGCATCGAGCCCTTTGCTCAGCACGTGCTTCGAGATGTGATCGGGATTTTCCAGCACATTTTTGTGGGTCTCCGCCGAGCCGATCGTACTCACGATCCCTTCGCCCACCCGCGCCAGCACGGTCTCCTCCCCTGCCCCGCCCACGAGCCGGTCCAGATTCGTGCGAACGGTCACACGACAAATGGAGTGGAGCTGAATGCCGTCTTTAGCAACCGCGGCAATGCGGGGCGTTTCGATCACCTTGGGGAGCACCGACATCTTGACCGCTCCCAATACGTCGCGCCCAGCCAAGTCGATCGCCGCCGCCCGTTTGAACGGCATCGCGATATTCGCTTTGTCGGCAGAGATCATCGCGAGGACGACGTTCACCACATTGCCGCCCGCCAGATAGTGGGCTTCCAGATCGTTCAGCGGAATGGTGAGGCCGGCCTTCACTGCGCTGATGCGCGCGGTCACGACCGTGTCGGGGGGAACGCGCCGGAGACGCATCCCAATGAGGGTTAACAGCCCGACATAGGCACCGGAGGCCCAGGCCGCGATCCATAACCGGAGCGGAATCAGGTACAACAACAGCGCCATCCCTGCCACGGTCAGCAGTAAGGTCGTCAGAATCCCCACCAGGCCGGTTTCTAGTTCGTTCATGACTCGCTCCTTTCACCATCCGACGCCAGGCGCCGGACCACGATGCGATTCCCCTCCACCCGCAACACCTCGATCGGAGCTCCGGCTTCGATGTATTCGCCCTCGGTGACAACGTCCACACGCTCGTGATCGAAATGGGCAACCCCCGCCGGTCGCAATGTCGAGGCGGCAGTCCCACTCGTCCCGAGCCACCGGCTGTCCGAGTCCGGCTGGGATGCATACCCCCCCGCTGCCGGCAACTCTGTGTCTAAAATGAGCTTCCGGCCAAAGGGTAGGCGCGGTACAACCCGCAGCAACGCGAGCGCCAGCACGACGGCCAACAGCATGGCAGCGATCACCTGTCCCACCGCGTACAAGACGACGGCCCAGGTCGCTCCCGCCCCGACGAGGCTCAGTCCAAATCCCCCGAGAAGCGCCGCAATGCCAAGCGCCCCAAAAATTCCAAACCCTGGTATGACAAAAACTTCGACCAGCAGCAGGATCAGCCCGATCCCGATCAGGAGCACTTCCTCCCATCCCGCCAGACGGACCAACCAATGTCCCCATAAGAATAGGGCAAGACTGGTCAGGCCGAACGCGCCCCCCACCCCGAACCCGGGGCTCTGAATTTCCACGATGATGCCGAGCATGCCGACGGCGATTAGGATCGAACTGACGACCGGATGCGTCAGGACGCGGACCAGGGACTCGGCCCAGGTCTCCTCGGCCCGGCGAACTTCGGCCTCGGAGAGATTCAGCGTCTTGAGTACGGCTTCTAACGTGTCGGCGCGAAAGTCCACAAACTTCTGCTGCAGCGCTTCCTCCGTCGTGAGCGTGAGCAACTTCCCCTTCTCGATCACGCCGGAAATCTCCACATCCGCATCCACCATCGCTTCGGCCAACTCCGGCGGCCGGTTGCGACTCTCGGCCGTCGCACGGAATTCCTTCCGCATGTAGGAGACGGTCTTCTCTTCAACCGGCTGGGCCGGCGCGCCTGGCAATCCGATCTGAACCGGCGTGGCGGCGCCGATCGTGCCGCCCTCGGCCATGACGATGGTTTCCGCAGCCAGACTAATCAGCGCGCCCGCCGAGATCGCGCGCTTGTTGATGAACGCGACGGTCTTGACCTTGGCCCGCAGCAAGGCATCGCGGATCTGTACGGCCGCATCGACGCGACCTCCGAAGGTGTCAATTTCGAGAATCACCGCGGCCGCGCCAGCAGCAGCCGCTTCGTCCAACACACGCTCGACAAATGGAGCCAAACCCAGATCAATGACCCCATCGACCGGGATCACGTAGACCACGGACCCCTCCCTTGGAGCGACCGGCACCGCACCCAGCATCAACGGAACCAAGATCCCGATGGCAGCGAGGTGCAGGGCTCTGAGCACAGGACGGAATAGCCTTGCTCTCATCACCTGTCTGCTTTCTTTCTCTCCCCGCGTCATCATCAGTGTGCCATCTCTACAACTCCGTCTCGTACCCGAAGGCCTCAGTTCAACCATACCGTCAGACAACACTACCCCCACCCAATCAACCGTCCCTGACGCGACGTCAGAGATTCTTCCACCTGTTTGAAGCGGATAGCCTGGCCAACTCAAGCGAGATGATCAGTATGCCCCGCTGGCTGCACCCAGAGGCTCCCGGTAGTAGGGCATTTCAGAAGAATATGGTTGCATGTTCACTAAACCAAGTCTGGTCAATAGGGAACATCTCTCCAATAGGAGCCGAGGCGACCGCAAATCAGTTGCGGAATGTAGATGCGGTGGCGTTGCTGAATTCAAATCCACTCACGACCCGGCGACTTCATCATATGCACTCGCCATCGACCCAGGCCAAGAAGTAAACGGTGCTAGTATCCAGCTCCATTTGGACTGGTTCGTTTTGCGCCAGTCGTTGGTTGCTGAGCGAGTCAATGACCGACGGATACGCCGCTCATCTGGTGGACTGACGCAAGGGCGGAACCGATAGATGTCAATGGGTTGCCGAGTCGGCTCCATAGCGGGCCACGCCTCGCACCCCCTCAGTTGAACCTCCTGCTCCCGCTCTTGCCCGCTCTCCGTCTTTCACCCAGCACGAGAGATACGAATGACTCGAACCGGAGTTCCGCACGCGAGACCGATTGAATTACGAACGACGAGTTCCTTGGTTGATGAAGCGGCGGAGACCGGGAAATCAGACGCGCAGGCAGGATCAGGATGCCCATCGTGTCTTCAGATTTTAATACTTCACCTGAGCCTGGGCTGAGTCACGAAACGGGAATCTCCTGGTCCTGTGATCGGCAGCGAGTCACTCGCTATTTGCATAAGAGATCAAACCAACGATAAGAAGCATAAGTACCACAAACACAAACGTTATGAGGATGCTAGCCATGCCTACGCCTTTCGCTCGAGCCAACCACGCTTATAAGAAGATACCAATGAGCATCAATCGTCTAACCATCTCACACGACCCCGTCCTTCCGACCTGCTCTGCGGTGACCGTCACCGCCTCTTCACTCCCACGTGCCATGCATGTCATTTACCTGCTCGCCATCGTCTGTCTTGGTAATCTTGAGGTCGGCGGCATGCCCATTGGCTACCTCCTGAAGCTCTTCCATCACACGAACCAACTGGTCATTGTCTCGTGGAATACGTTTCCCGCACTGATTCAGACTCGGTTCCCGCGGCGTGGCTGCCCTAGGCCGGTACGCATCCCGATCGGTCTCCTACATAGCCTCCTGCTGCCCCAACTCACGCAAGCGGACAAACGCCTTATGGCTCACGCTGAATGCATCGTAGCTCTTGTTGATAATCATGTTTCTCATGTCCGTCTCTCCCTTGGTTGGATTCGCCGCCTGTCAGGCGCACATCGCACTTCATCGGTTCTGACTGGGGGCACCAGTATGACGGGGCAGCTACGATGCTGGCGCGGCAGCCTTGTATTCCTCATATTTCCCCGACCAACAGGAATACCGATGGTTGGCCCAGGTAACCACCGCCTCCTGATGGAAGTCTCCATACCGCATCGGCGGGACTGTACCGAATGTACCCAGAGCCCCGTGAATCTCGACCAGATCTTCCTCCGTGATATGTTTCCACATGGCCTGGAGCAGCCACTTCGAGTTGTGCCCAGAATTGTCCGCATTGCTCCTGATTCGTCATGGAATCCTTGGTGCGAACGTGAGAGCCTCCTGCCTCTTTCGACGACACAACGAACCCCCGGTATGTTCCGGTTGAGAGGGCAGCGATGGAGACTCTGGAGTACCAACGGCGGAGACTGGGGAATCGGTCACGCTGGGAAGGACCAGGAAGCGTAAGAGATATAGGACCGTCCGCGAAACTGAAACGTCAGAGTTTGAGTCTACACGCCACTGCTACGCTCCGAACTTTCATGGCACCCAAGAACCAGCAAACACATAATCTCTCCTCCGTTCAGAGGCACAAACGCTGCACTGAAGAGAAGCATGCCCCTCCGTTCTTTCAGCATTCTATCAAGGTTTACCATTCATAGTCACATCGCACCTCCACACATCTACTTTACAATTACTACATTAACTAGTTTCTGTTAATCATCCTGCACGCATATCATTCCTACCTGTTTCTCGCCAACCAAATGGCGTGCCCCAGAGAAACTTCAAGAGAATCGCCTAGGGCAACTGTTTCAGATGCTCGGTCAATCGAAGGTTTTCTCCATAATCCACCGGACAATCGATGACGGCTGGACATTCCGCTTGTAAAGCTTCTTGCAGGATCGGCATGAGTTCGGACGGGCTTTTCACTCGAAATCCTGCCGCGCCAAAGGCCCTTGCGTAGGCGACCAGATCGGGATTGTTGAATTCCACGGAAGAGGTACGGCCGAACCGGAGCATCTGTTTCCAACCGATCACACCATATCCGTCATCGCGCCAGACCAGGATCACGAGCGGGAGTTGAAGTCGAACTGCGGTTTCCAGCTCCTGGGAGGTCATCAAGAATCCTCCGTCGCCTGTCACAGCAACGACCCGGCGCGAGGGAAAGAGAAGTTGAGCCGCCGCCGCCCCTGGCAACGCAATCCCCATCGCAGCAAAGCCGTTCGAGATGATGCAGGTATTGGGAGCCTGACAGGGAAACATGCGTGCCATCCAGAGCTTATGGGCCCCGACATCGCATACCACCAGATCTTCCGGTGCGAGCACGCTACGGAGTTCGTGGATGACCTGCTGCGGACGAAGCGGCCAGCCGGGTGTGCCGGTGTATTCGCTCCGCAGACCGGAGGCGACAGCCTCGCGTCCTTGTTCAGCCCACAGAGGCTCAAACGAAGCCATCCCCTCCGCCATCCGGTCGAGCGTCTGCCCCACATCGCCGAGGACGCCCACGTCGACGACGTAGTGCGCATCGACGTCCGCGGGAGAGACATCGACATGCACGATGCGTTTATCTCGGTTGGGATTCCACAAGCAGGGCGCGTACTCGACAAAGTCGTACCCGACGGCCACCACCACATCAGCTTGTTCGACTACTCTCGCGGCATAGTCCCTTCCCGGAAACCCGATCGTATACAGCGACAGGGGATCGCTGTCCGGCACAATCCCTTTTCCCATGAAGGTGTGCACCACCGGAATGTTCAGCTTCCGCGCAAACCGCCGGACTGCCTCGGCGGCGTGTCTGCGCACCACGCCGTTGCCGGCCAGGATGAGTGGCCTCTTGGCTCCTGAGAGCACGGCGATGGCTCGCTTCACTTGCACGGATGAGGGCTCGGGAACACGTGGTGATTGGACGCGGAGTGGAGGGAGGGCATCCGATTCGCTGAGTCGTTCGGCTGCCACATCTTCAGGCAATTCCAGATGAATCGCTCCGGGCTTTTCTGTTTCGGCAGTCTTGAAGGCCTTTCGCACCGCTTCTGGAATCATAGCCGGCGTCGCGAGCACACCATTCCACTTGGTAATGGGCTTGAAGAGTGCCTGTAAATCGATGTACTGGTGCGACTGTGCATGCTTGCGCTCTGTGGACACCTGCCCGCTGATGGCGACCAGCGGAGCATGATCCAGGTTGGCATCGGCCACGCCGGTCATCAAATTGGTCGCCCCAGGACCAAGCGTAGATAGACAGACCCCGGCTTTTCCGGACAGTCTCCCATAGACATCAGCCATGAACGCGGCACCCTGCTCATGACGCGTCGTGACAAATCGAATCCGAGAGCCGAGGATGGAGTCCATCACATCGAGCGTTTCCTCGCCGGGCACGCCGAACATGAACTCCACACCTTCGTGTTCTAGACAGCGTATCAACAGATCGGCAGCGTTCACGAGATCCCTTCCAATCGCGCCAATTGAATGCAGCAAAGACGACTATCGACCGCTGAACGCAACACGACTATAGAAAGAAGCAGGCAACTCCCACGATCCGGGCTGCGGACAACCATCTCATCAAACCAGGAGGCTTCGCACTCGATCGTCCGAAATCATTCGTTCAGATCAATGACTTGATGAAGCAGCGGGTTACAACCCACGCCACAACCTGCTTGGTTGAGATGGGCTTTTGCCTTTTCCGCCGTCTCCTTTGTGGTCCAGTGGGAAAAAGAAAACTCTCGACAGGGAGCGATTACGGCAAATGGCCCTTTACCTGGTGCCTTTGAGCCGGTCAAGAATCGCCAACAGTACTTCCTTCCTCTTCCGCAAGTCTTGCCGCATGGTCTGGTTATCGGTATGCCCGACCTCGGTACCGAGGTCCGATATCGCACTCTCGACCGCCCAGAACAATACCTGCTGCTCCTGTGGTGCCAAAGTCAGCTGCATATCATCCTCATTTTTGAACCGCACTCCTGTAATCGGCATCGCCTGAAAAAGAAGAAAAGGGAGTCGCGGCTGCCACATTCAATCTGGGAAGAGTCCGGCT is a genomic window of Candidatus Nitrospira kreftii containing:
- a CDS encoding hypothetical protein (conserved protein of unknown function) codes for the protein MNELETGLVGILTTLLLTVAGMALLLYLIPLRLWIAAWASGAYVGLLTLIGMRLRRVPPDTVVTARISAVKAGLTIPLNDLEAHYLAGGNVVNVVLAMISADKANIAMPFKRAAAIDLAGRDVLGAVKMSVLPKVIETPRIAAVAKDGIQLHSICRVTVRTNLDRLVGGAGEETVLARVGEGIVSTIGSAETHKNVLENPDHISKHVLSKGLDAGTAFEILSIDIADIDVGENIGAKLQIDQADADKQIAQARAEQRRAMAVALEQEMRAKVVEAESEVPKAMAEAFRQGNLGIMDYYRMKNVQADTSMRDAIAGTGEEQPDGPKKEDRR
- a CDS encoding Membrane-bound serine protease, with translation MMTRGEKESRQVMRARLFRPVLRALHLAAIGILVPLMLGAVPVAPREGSVVYVIPVDGVIDLGLAPFVERVLDEAAAAGAAAVILEIDTFGGRVDAAVQIRDALLRAKVKTVAFINKRAISAGALISLAAETIVMAEGGTIGAATPVQIGLPGAPAQPVEEKTVSYMRKEFRATAESRNRPPELAEAMVDADVEISGVIEKGKLLTLTTEEALQQKFVDFRADTLEAVLKTLNLSEAEVRRAEETWAESLVRVLTHPVVSSILIAVGMLGIIVEIQSPGFGVGGAFGLTSLALFLWGHWLVRLAGWEEVLLIGIGLILLLVEVFVIPGFGIFGALGIAALLGGFGLSLVGAGATWAVVLYAVGQVIAAMLLAVVLALALLRVVPRLPFGRKLILDTELPAAGGYASQPDSDSRWLGTSGTAASTLRPAGVAHFDHERVDVVTEGEYIEAGAPIEVLRVEGNRIVVRRLASDGERSES
- a CDS encoding Thiamine pyrophosphate enzyme, central domain family, with product MNAADLLIRCLEHEGVEFMFGVPGEETLDVMDSILGSRIRFVTTRHEQGAAFMADVYGRLSGKAGVCLSTLGPGATNLMTGVADANLDHAPLVAISGQVSTERKHAQSHQYIDLQALFKPITKWNGVLATPAMIPEAVRKAFKTAETEKPGAIHLELPEDVAAERLSESDALPPLRVQSPRVPEPSSVQVKRAIAVLSGAKRPLILAGNGVVRRHAAEAVRRFARKLNIPVVHTFMGKGIVPDSDPLSLYTIGFPGRDYAARVVEQADVVVAVGYDFVEYAPCLWNPNRDKRIVHVDVSPADVDAHYVVDVGVLGDVGQTLDRMAEGMASFEPLWAEQGREAVASGLRSEYTGTPGWPLRPQQVIHELRSVLAPEDLVVCDVGAHKLWMARMFPCQAPNTCIISNGFAAMGIALPGAAAAQLLFPSRRVVAVTGDGGFLMTSQELETAVRLQLPLVILVWRDDGYGVIGWKQMLRFGRTSSVEFNNPDLVAYARAFGAAGFRVKSPSELMPILQEALQAECPAVIDCPVDYGENLRLTEHLKQLP
- a CDS encoding hypothetical protein (conserved protein of unknown function); this translates as MWQPRLPFLLFQAMPITGVRFKNEDDMQLTLAPQEQQVLFWAVESAISDLGTEVGHTDNQTMRQDLRKRKEVLLAILDRLKGTR